The Octadecabacter arcticus 238 genome contains a region encoding:
- a CDS encoding TIGR02302 family protein has translation MPVLLTRLGLIAERLTQAFWPFWTVLFFTLAPLMMGWQDFLPLEVVWGYGVAVLVALAWTLYRGARQMAWPTNAQAIARVDARLPGRPIAALNDVQAIGTGDAASEAVWNAHLIRMEQKTHDARAVEPDLRLSSNDPFGIRYMAVLVMVIALLFGSIWRVGSVADAATGADILATGPVWEGWIEPPDYTGKPTLYLADIIANRVQVAQGSFITLRLYGDVGGLSVSETVSGRTEDLGAATDQQQGFEVTQEGELLIVGTGGQTWKFLLLEDAEPTVELSGPIEADAQGEMSQPFSATDDYGVIAGTATIELNLAELPRRHGLAIDGDARDAILLDLPMPFSGDRADFEELLIDDFSEHPWANMPVTMTLQVEDALGQVGSSEAQQITLPGRRFFQPIARAVIEQRRDILWAKANAPRVAQVLRAISNRPDELFPDETTYLRLRYIIRRLENMETTGLSDAVQDEVVLALWELAVQLEEGSLANARARLERAQERLEEAMRNGASDEEIAELMQELREATNDYMQMLAQNAEPNPNGTDQPDNNQESNNISQDELQALMDRIQELMEEGRMAEAMELMEQLNELMENLRVTEGEGGEGGPQTPGQQSMEDLAETLRDQQDLTDEAFRDLQEQFNQGQQDGQQQGQEPGQQGQDGQEGDGNQPGQEQGQGQGQGDNTQGGLTDDNGQGGEGNGGPQSLAERQQALRDGLNQLRNGLPGLSGDAADNAEQSLERAEGAMDGAEDALRNGDLAEAIDQQAEAMDALRDGLRNLGQALAENQMDELQEGQGTQTGNAEGRPEPERRDPLGRQMGNTGQFGSEESMLQDEIDRRAEELLQELRSRSADQERPQIELDYLRRLLERF, from the coding sequence ATGCCAGTTTTGCTGACCCGTCTGGGGCTGATCGCAGAACGTCTGACGCAAGCGTTTTGGCCGTTCTGGACGGTGCTGTTTTTTACGCTCGCGCCGCTGATGATGGGCTGGCAGGATTTTCTGCCGCTTGAGGTCGTGTGGGGCTATGGGGTGGCAGTACTCGTTGCGCTGGCTTGGACCCTGTATCGTGGTGCGCGCCAGATGGCATGGCCGACCAACGCGCAGGCCATTGCCCGCGTGGACGCCCGACTTCCCGGACGCCCGATTGCAGCACTCAATGACGTGCAAGCCATTGGAACTGGTGATGCTGCATCCGAGGCCGTCTGGAATGCCCACCTGATCCGCATGGAACAAAAGACACACGATGCACGGGCGGTTGAACCCGATTTGCGCTTGTCGTCCAATGACCCGTTCGGGATCCGCTACATGGCCGTTTTGGTCATGGTCATAGCACTGCTGTTCGGGTCGATTTGGCGTGTCGGATCGGTGGCTGACGCGGCAACGGGTGCGGACATCCTTGCGACAGGGCCCGTTTGGGAAGGCTGGATCGAACCACCTGACTACACCGGAAAGCCGACGCTTTATCTTGCCGACATCATCGCCAATCGCGTGCAGGTGGCGCAGGGATCGTTCATCACGCTGCGACTTTACGGCGACGTCGGCGGGCTAAGCGTGTCTGAAACCGTGTCAGGACGCACTGAGGATTTAGGCGCTGCAACTGATCAACAACAGGGTTTTGAAGTGACCCAAGAAGGCGAATTGTTGATTGTCGGGACCGGTGGTCAGACGTGGAAATTCCTGTTGCTCGAAGATGCTGAACCAACTGTTGAGTTGAGCGGACCTATCGAGGCTGACGCACAGGGAGAGATGTCCCAGCCGTTTTCCGCCACTGACGACTACGGCGTCATTGCGGGTACAGCGACAATTGAACTGAATCTTGCAGAATTGCCACGCCGCCACGGTTTGGCGATTGATGGCGACGCGCGCGACGCCATTCTCCTTGACCTACCGATGCCGTTTTCTGGCGATCGTGCCGATTTCGAAGAACTGCTGATCGATGATTTCAGCGAACATCCGTGGGCGAACATGCCGGTCACGATGACGCTGCAAGTCGAAGACGCGCTTGGGCAGGTCGGGTCCAGCGAAGCGCAGCAAATCACTCTCCCCGGTCGGCGGTTTTTTCAGCCCATTGCGCGGGCCGTAATCGAACAGCGTCGAGATATTTTGTGGGCCAAGGCCAACGCACCCCGCGTCGCACAGGTGTTGCGCGCCATATCAAACCGCCCTGATGAACTGTTTCCTGATGAGACAACTTATTTGCGCCTGCGCTATATCATCCGGCGGCTCGAAAATATGGAAACCACGGGCCTCAGCGATGCGGTTCAAGACGAAGTCGTGCTGGCGCTGTGGGAACTGGCTGTGCAGCTCGAAGAGGGATCGCTTGCCAATGCACGCGCCCGTCTTGAACGTGCCCAAGAACGCCTAGAAGAGGCCATGCGCAATGGCGCGTCCGACGAAGAAATTGCCGAACTGATGCAGGAACTGCGCGAGGCGACGAACGACTATATGCAAATGCTTGCCCAGAACGCAGAACCCAACCCCAACGGCACGGATCAGCCAGACAACAACCAAGAAAGCAACAACATCAGCCAAGACGAATTGCAGGCGTTGATGGACCGTATTCAGGAACTCATGGAAGAAGGCCGGATGGCCGAAGCCATGGAGTTGATGGAGCAGTTAAACGAGTTGATGGAAAACCTGCGCGTCACTGAGGGTGAAGGCGGCGAAGGTGGCCCCCAAACCCCCGGCCAGCAATCCATGGAAGACTTGGCTGAAACCCTGCGCGATCAGCAAGACCTGACCGACGAAGCGTTTCGCGATTTGCAGGAACAGTTCAATCAAGGCCAGCAAGACGGGCAACAGCAAGGCCAGGAACCTGGTCAGCAGGGTCAAGACGGCCAAGAAGGTGACGGCAACCAACCCGGTCAGGAGCAGGGCCAAGGCCAAGGTCAGGGCGACAACACCCAAGGCGGTCTGACCGATGACAACGGGCAGGGCGGCGAAGGCAACGGTGGGCCGCAAAGTCTGGCTGAACGCCAACAGGCGCTGCGTGACGGATTAAACCAGTTGCGCAACGGCCTGCCGGGTTTGTCCGGTGACGCGGCGGACAATGCCGAACAATCTTTGGAACGTGCGGAGGGCGCGATGGACGGCGCTGAGGATGCGTTGCGCAACGGCGATTTGGCCGAAGCGATTGATCAACAGGCCGAAGCGATGGATGCGCTGCGCGACGGATTGCGCAATCTTGGGCAGGCTTTGGCTGAAAACCAGATGGATGAACTGCAAGAAGGCCAAGGCACCCAAACGGGCAACGCCGAAGGGCGACCAGAACCCGAACGCCGTGATCCATTGGGGCGTCAGATGGGTAATACCGGACAATTCGGGTCAGAAGAATCGATGTTGCAGGACGAGATTGACCGTCGTGCAGAAGAGCTTCTGCAAGAATTGCGCAGCCGTTCCGCCGACCAAGAACGCCCGCAAATCGAACTCGATTATCTGCGGCGTCTGCTGGAACGGTTTTAG
- the lysA gene encoding diaminopimelate decarboxylase: MDHFLYRDGQLMAEDVNIAEIAAQVGTPFYVYSTATLLRHFKLFDDALSGMDHLVCFAVKSLSNVAVLKLLGDAGAGMDVVSGGEYLRAKAAGVSGDKIVFSGIGKTREEMRLALEGGIRQFNVESEPEMEALSQVALSLNTVAPITVRVNPDVDAKTHAKISTGKKEDKFGIPISRAREVYAMAAKLPGLKVIGIDVHIGSQLTELEPFRLAYRKVAELTEQLRSDGHDITRLDLGGGLGIPYARDNNAPPLPREYGALIKEEVGHLGCEIEIEPGRLISGNAGLLVAKVIYVKSGEDREFLIVDAAMNDLVRPAMYDAWHDIVPVIEPAAGVDQTPYDVVGPICESGDTFAKGRMLPPLDPEALVGFRSAGAYSAVMSSEYNSRPLIPEVLVNGDQFAVIRRRPTFEDMINRDTIPEWM, from the coding sequence ATGGATCATTTCTTGTATCGCGACGGCCAGTTGATGGCTGAAGACGTCAACATCGCGGAAATCGCGGCGCAGGTCGGCACGCCGTTCTACGTCTATTCAACCGCGACACTATTGCGCCATTTCAAACTGTTCGATGATGCGCTTTCGGGCATGGATCACCTTGTGTGTTTTGCCGTGAAATCGCTGTCCAATGTTGCGGTGCTTAAGCTGCTTGGCGATGCAGGTGCGGGCATGGATGTCGTATCGGGCGGGGAATACCTGCGCGCGAAAGCCGCAGGCGTGTCCGGCGATAAAATCGTGTTTTCCGGCATTGGCAAAACCCGCGAAGAAATGCGCCTCGCACTGGAAGGCGGCATTCGCCAGTTCAACGTCGAAAGCGAACCCGAGATGGAGGCGCTGTCGCAGGTCGCCCTGTCGCTGAACACCGTCGCGCCGATCACCGTGCGGGTTAATCCGGATGTGGACGCAAAGACCCACGCCAAGATTTCCACGGGCAAGAAAGAAGATAAATTCGGCATCCCGATCAGCCGCGCCCGCGAAGTCTACGCGATGGCGGCCAAACTCCCCGGTCTCAAAGTCATCGGCATCGATGTGCATATCGGATCACAGCTGACCGAACTGGAACCGTTCCGCCTTGCCTATCGCAAAGTCGCCGAGCTGACCGAACAATTGCGTAGCGACGGGCACGACATCACCCGCCTCGATCTTGGCGGTGGCCTCGGCATTCCGTACGCGCGCGATAACAACGCGCCACCGCTGCCCCGCGAATACGGTGCGCTGATCAAAGAAGAAGTCGGCCATCTGGGATGTGAGATCGAGATTGAACCGGGCCGTCTGATTTCGGGCAATGCGGGCCTTTTGGTCGCAAAAGTGATCTATGTGAAATCCGGTGAAGACCGCGAATTTCTGATCGTTGACGCCGCGATGAACGATTTGGTCCGCCCTGCGATGTATGACGCGTGGCATGATATTGTTCCGGTGATCGAACCTGCCGCAGGCGTGGATCAAACACCCTATGATGTCGTTGGGCCGATCTGCGAAAGCGGCGATACCTTTGCCAAGGGCAGGATGCTGCCGCCATTGGACCCAGAAGCGCTTGTCGGGTTCCGATCTGCGGGGGCGTACAGTGCTGTTATGTCTAGCGAATATAACTCCCGCCCGCTGATACCGGAGGTTCTGGTCAACGGGGATCAATTTGCGGTTATCCGCCGACGTCCGACCTTTGAAGACATGATCAATCGCGATACCATACCGGAATGGATGTAG
- a CDS encoding DUF2834 domain-containing protein, producing MRWLFFALSVWGTIHPMSYFIAWFQANTWDIMAMVDAWHANAASSGLVWDLTIAAVALTIWVIGETVQTRHWVRLIAIPATFGIGVSCGLPLYIFIRMGQTDATRT from the coding sequence ATGCGCTGGCTTTTCTTCGCCTTATCGGTCTGGGGCACGATCCACCCGATGTCGTATTTCATCGCGTGGTTTCAGGCCAACACGTGGGACATCATGGCGATGGTGGATGCGTGGCACGCCAATGCCGCATCGTCCGGACTTGTTTGGGACCTGACGATCGCAGCGGTCGCACTGACAATCTGGGTAATCGGCGAGACCGTGCAAACCCGCCACTGGGTCCGCCTGATTGCCATCCCCGCGACGTTCGGCATCGGGGTCAGCTGTGGTTTGCCACTTTATATTTTTATCCGCATGGGCCAGACCGATGCCACGCGCACCTAA
- the argH gene encoding argininosuccinate lyase translates to MSDDKSSNAMWGGRFAAGPDAIMEAINASIGFDRRLAKQDIEGSRAHAAMLATQGIITDSDASAIREGLLTVLSEIEGGTFPWRVELEDIHMNVEARLKEIVGEAAGRLHTGRSRNDQVAVDFRLWVRDQCDAADGALVALMESLIGQAEDGADWVMPGFTHLQVAQPVTWGHHMMAYVEMFARDRARFADARKRMNESPLGAAALAGTSFPLDRHATATALGFDRPMANSLDSVAARDFALEFLGVASICAMHLSRLAEELVIWSSAQFRFVTMSDRWSTGSSIMPQKRNPDAAELLRAKIGRIFGANVALMTVMKGLPLTYSKDMQEDKEQTFDAADHLMLGLAAMTGMVADMKARPDDLRVAAAMGFSTATDLADWLVRELGLPFRDAHHITGSLVAMAEKKDCDLPELTLEDMQSVHVGITKSVFDVLGVDNSVASRTSYGGTAPDNVRAQIARWKKDLS, encoded by the coding sequence ATGTCGGATGATAAATCCTCAAATGCAATGTGGGGCGGGCGGTTTGCCGCAGGTCCGGATGCGATCATGGAAGCGATCAATGCTTCGATCGGATTTGATCGTCGATTGGCAAAACAAGACATTGAAGGCTCCCGCGCGCATGCGGCCATGTTGGCAACACAAGGTATCATCACCGATAGCGATGCGAGCGCGATACGGGAAGGCCTCCTCACGGTGTTGTCAGAAATCGAGGGCGGCACCTTCCCTTGGCGGGTCGAACTTGAAGACATCCACATGAATGTCGAAGCGCGCCTGAAAGAAATCGTGGGCGAAGCCGCAGGGCGTTTGCACACAGGTCGGTCGCGCAATGATCAGGTCGCCGTCGATTTCCGCCTTTGGGTCCGCGATCAGTGCGATGCAGCCGACGGCGCGCTTGTTGCATTAATGGAATCGTTGATCGGCCAAGCTGAAGACGGCGCCGATTGGGTCATGCCTGGATTTACCCACCTGCAAGTGGCGCAGCCCGTGACGTGGGGCCATCACATGATGGCCTACGTTGAAATGTTCGCTCGCGACCGTGCGCGGTTCGCGGATGCACGCAAACGGATGAATGAAAGTCCGCTGGGGGCGGCAGCACTGGCTGGCACGTCTTTCCCGCTGGATCGCCACGCCACTGCGACCGCTTTGGGGTTTGATCGCCCGATGGCCAATTCCCTCGATTCTGTCGCCGCGCGTGATTTTGCGCTCGAATTTCTTGGGGTCGCTTCGATCTGTGCCATGCATCTGTCGCGTCTGGCCGAAGAACTGGTCATCTGGTCGTCGGCGCAGTTCCGGTTCGTGACGATGTCGGATCGCTGGTCCACCGGATCAAGCATCATGCCGCAAAAACGCAATCCGGATGCGGCGGAATTGCTCCGCGCAAAGATCGGTCGGATTTTTGGTGCCAATGTAGCGCTGATGACCGTGATGAAGGGTCTGCCGCTGACCTATTCCAAAGATATGCAAGAAGACAAAGAACAGACGTTTGATGCCGCTGACCACTTGATGCTTGGCCTTGCGGCGATGACAGGCATGGTCGCAGATATGAAAGCGCGGCCAGATGATTTGCGCGTCGCGGCGGCGATGGGGTTTTCCACGGCAACGGACCTCGCCGATTGGCTGGTGCGCGAACTTGGCCTGCCGTTTCGCGATGCACATCACATCACCGGATCACTTGTCGCGATGGCCGAAAAGAAGGACTGTGATCTGCCAGAACTCACATTAGAAGACATGCAATCTGTTCACGTGGGCATCACCAAATCCGTCTTTGACGTGCTGGGAGTGGACAATTCTGTCGCCAGCCGCACATCTTACGGGGGAACAGCGCCGGACAACGTGCGCGCGCAGATTGCCCGTTGGAAAAAGGATTTGTCATGA
- a CDS encoding TlpA disulfide reductase family protein, with the protein MKKELIFAAATVIGIAGGLYLASTGGETPTLPETDFSQIADMREGDMLKLQLGVDRGSDVVFMHEDGSDLTLAAYDGKLVVLNFWATWCAPCRKEMPHLSELQTEMGGADFEVVTIATGTNQLPAMERFLAEIGVENLPLHTDNNSALARDMGVVGLPVTIILNADGFEIGRLIGDADWASDNAKEILAALQELN; encoded by the coding sequence ATGAAAAAAGAACTGATTTTCGCAGCCGCCACCGTCATCGGTATTGCAGGTGGGCTATACTTGGCATCCACGGGTGGTGAAACCCCTACGCTGCCAGAAACGGATTTCTCGCAGATCGCTGACATGCGTGAGGGGGATATGTTGAAGCTGCAGTTGGGCGTAGATCGCGGGTCCGATGTTGTGTTCATGCATGAAGACGGGTCCGACCTGACGCTGGCGGCTTATGACGGCAAATTGGTGGTGCTAAATTTCTGGGCCACATGGTGCGCGCCCTGTCGTAAGGAAATGCCGCATCTGTCTGAATTGCAGACAGAAATGGGCGGCGCGGATTTTGAGGTCGTGACGATTGCGACAGGCACAAACCAACTCCCCGCGATGGAACGGTTTCTGGCCGAGATCGGCGTGGAAAATCTGCCGCTGCACACCGACAATAATTCGGCGTTGGCCCGTGATATGGGGGTCGTTGGCTTGCCTGTGACGATTATTCTAAACGCAGACGGGTTTGAAATTGGCCGCCTGATCGGTGATGCAGACTGGGCGAGTGACAACGCCAAGGAAATTTTGGCGGCGTTGCAAGAATTGAATTGA
- a CDS encoding IS110 family transposase — protein sequence MTDDTIGIDISKATLDIHRLSDGKTMSFSNCPAGFKALSRFCAKTAVARVVYEATGAYHSGLERALGAHLPLVKVNPLQARRFAQAQGLRAKTDAVDAKMLADMGNAFALEPDEPAAEIQHDLKELRSFRSGLIKDRTGIMSRMKTQTLSITRRQSKARLAQVDKQIAEINAEIERLINSSDKLAHSMKILRSIPGVGAICAATILIEMPETGSMDRKQVASLTGLAPMTRQSGQWRGKSFIQGGRKIVRDALYMPALVAMRHNPDFKAKYQALIKAGKPPKVAITALMRKLIELANALIKADRNWVTKGA from the coding sequence ATGACAGATGATACCATTGGGATCGATATTTCCAAAGCCACTTTGGACATTCACCGGCTAAGCGACGGGAAGACGATGTCGTTTAGTAATTGCCCTGCAGGATTTAAGGCGCTTTCCAGGTTCTGCGCAAAGACGGCAGTGGCACGCGTTGTTTATGAAGCAACAGGTGCCTATCACAGCGGGCTTGAACGCGCTTTGGGCGCACATTTGCCATTGGTAAAGGTGAACCCTTTGCAGGCGCGCCGGTTTGCACAAGCCCAAGGCTTGCGCGCAAAAACAGACGCTGTTGATGCCAAAATGCTGGCAGACATGGGGAATGCATTTGCATTAGAACCGGATGAGCCAGCAGCTGAAATTCAACACGATCTGAAAGAGTTACGCTCATTTCGGTCAGGATTGATCAAGGATAGAACCGGCATCATGAGCCGAATGAAAACTCAAACCCTGTCCATCACGCGCCGCCAAAGCAAAGCCCGTTTGGCTCAGGTAGATAAGCAAATCGCTGAAATCAATGCTGAAATTGAACGCTTGATAAACTCCAGCGATAAACTGGCGCACTCGATGAAAATCCTCCGCTCCATTCCAGGCGTCGGCGCTATCTGTGCTGCCACCATTTTGATAGAGATGCCCGAGACCGGGAGTATGGACCGGAAGCAGGTGGCCAGTTTGACTGGCCTAGCCCCGATGACGCGTCAATCGGGGCAATGGCGCGGGAAATCATTCATTCAGGGTGGGCGGAAAATAGTGAGGGATGCACTCTACATGCCGGCCTTGGTAGCGATGCGACACAACCCAGACTTCAAGGCTAAGTATCAAGCCCTGATCAAAGCAGGAAAGCCCCCCAAAGTCGCCATAACGGCACTCATGCGAAAGCTCATCGAACTCGCCAACGCTCTCATCAAAGCAGATCGAAATTGGGTGACAAAGGGGGCTTGA
- a CDS encoding IS3 family transposase (programmed frameshift) — MVMPSQSPLSPDAGSGAVLAPTSPPRVVNAPLAPTAELTSIPKRRNFTAKYKLRILDETDQVADTGGVSAILRREGLYSSALTDWRRARAAGTLGALQPMRRGPQKAPANPLQAELAKANREVTALRRRLDQAEAIIAIQKKVAGLLDEMGADARAQRQIMMAVAIALPTGSGLTSAVCAALSLSRASVLRQRAALTAPPRTRPPRAASSRALPERERDQVLHHLREPRFADQTPTEVFATLLDEGTYLCSIRTMYRILAAQGEVGERRRQRTHPVYQKPELLAEAPNQVWSWDITKLRGPVKWSYFYLYVILDIFSRRVVGWRVEHAESASQFKELFIDAMEKHEVPRDQLTLHADRGGPMKAKTTALMLVDLGVLKSHSRPHTSNDNPFSEAHFKTLKYQPEFPKNFETIEQARAFCRRFFAWYNQDHHHAGIGLMTPDQIHFGQAQEIYTARQATLDAAFLATPERFVHKPPKPPQIPTAVWINPPKPTEETQA, encoded by the exons ATGGTTATGCCTTCACAATCACCACTTTCGCCAGATGCTGGATCTGGAGCCGTTTTGGCCCCGACGTCGCCTCCCCGCGTTGTTAATGCGCCGTTGGCTCCCACAGCGGAACTGACGAGCATCCCGAAGCGACGCAACTTCACAGCCAAATACAAACTGCGCATTCTGGATGAGACGGACCAAGTGGCAGACACTGGCGGGGTTTCCGCCATTCTACGGCGGGAGGGGCTTTATTCCTCTGCACTGACCGATTGGCGCCGTGCGCGGGCGGCCGGCACATTGGGTGCATTGCAGCCAATGCGCCGTGGCCCACAAAAGGCACCTGCCAATCCATTGCAAGCTGAGCTGGCCAAGGCCAACCGTGAGGTGACAGCCTTGCGGCGCCGTCTGGATCAGGCGGAAGCCATCATTGCCATCCAAAAAAAAGTGGCGGGACTTCTGGACGAGATGG GAGCAGACGCAAGAGCGCAGCGGCAAATCATGATGGCCGTCGCGATTGCATTGCCCACCGGCAGCGGCTTGACCTCGGCTGTCTGCGCCGCGCTATCATTATCGCGCGCGAGCGTTCTTCGACAGCGTGCGGCGCTGACGGCACCACCACGCACACGCCCACCGCGCGCAGCGTCTTCGCGGGCTCTGCCGGAAAGGGAAAGAGACCAGGTATTGCACCACCTGCGCGAACCCCGCTTTGCGGATCAGACGCCCACAGAGGTCTTTGCCACCTTGCTGGATGAAGGCACCTATCTGTGTTCAATCCGCACGATGTATCGGATATTGGCCGCGCAGGGCGAAGTTGGCGAACGCCGCCGACAGCGCACACATCCCGTCTATCAAAAGCCTGAACTTCTAGCTGAAGCCCCCAATCAGGTCTGGTCTTGGGACATCACCAAGCTGAGGGGCCCGGTGAAATGGTCCTACTTCTATCTCTATGTCATCCTCGACATCTTCAGCCGCCGCGTTGTTGGCTGGCGCGTCGAGCACGCGGAGAGCGCCAGCCAGTTCAAAGAGCTGTTCATCGACGCGATGGAAAAACACGAGGTTCCACGCGATCAGCTGACATTGCATGCAGATCGCGGTGGGCCCATGAAGGCAAAGACGACAGCCCTGATGCTGGTTGATCTTGGTGTGCTCAAGTCCCACAGTCGGCCCCACACCTCAAACGACAACCCGTTCTCCGAAGCCCACTTCAAAACACTGAAATATCAGCCAGAGTTCCCCAAGAACTTTGAAACCATCGAGCAGGCTCGCGCATTCTGCCGCAGGTTCTTTGCATGGTATAACCAAGACCATCATCACGCCGGGATTGGTCTGATGACGCCCGACCAAATCCATTTTGGGCAGGCCCAAGAAATCTACACCGCGCGACAAGCAACACTAGACGCGGCATTCCTCGCCACGCCCGAACGCTTCGTACACAAACCACCAAAACCGCCTCAAATCCCGACCGCCGTCTGGATCAACCCACCAAAACCAACCGAAGAAACCCAAGCCTAA
- the tnpC gene encoding IS66 family transposase: MSHAYWHGGPRLEVTEHQAAIYCCGHCRATTTATFPDGVNAHVQYGKRIRAAAVYCNVQQLIPEDRVCQLLRDLFGATSLCAASVTNWVNGTARTLGGVVEHILARLNEGGVRHLDETGLRVAGKLHWLHSISDLAFTHYRISAKRGAVPSFLTGGTIVHDHWKSYYAHMSGVDAHALCGAHHLRELKAIEEIEKEPWACAMSVLLNSANQLKCAAQGRGETELPTSVHHGILTKYMAILTEGLAFHERQDPLARRTGARGRKARRPGHNLLVRLRDYRDDVLRFLTDFTVPFTNNQAERDLRMMKLRMKISGTFRTLEGAQVFADIRSVISTVRKHGGNILETLTLSPQQIIARL, translated from the coding sequence TTGTCTCACGCTTATTGGCACGGAGGGCCGCGTCTGGAGGTCACAGAGCATCAGGCAGCGATTTATTGTTGTGGCCATTGCCGAGCCACGACGACAGCCACCTTTCCCGATGGCGTGAATGCACACGTGCAATACGGTAAGCGCATTCGGGCGGCGGCGGTCTACTGCAATGTTCAGCAGCTGATCCCCGAGGATCGGGTCTGCCAACTCCTGCGTGATTTGTTTGGTGCCACCAGCCTATGCGCGGCCAGCGTGACCAACTGGGTGAACGGCACAGCGCGTACCTTGGGTGGCGTCGTCGAACACATTCTGGCCCGGCTCAATGAAGGCGGCGTTCGGCATCTGGATGAGACCGGACTTCGTGTTGCTGGTAAGCTGCACTGGCTGCACTCAATCAGCGATCTCGCCTTCACGCATTATCGCATCAGCGCCAAGCGCGGTGCTGTTCCATCCTTCCTGACCGGCGGGACAATTGTTCATGACCACTGGAAGTCCTATTACGCCCATATGAGTGGGGTGGACGCGCACGCCCTGTGCGGGGCGCATCATTTACGGGAACTCAAGGCCATCGAAGAAATCGAAAAGGAGCCGTGGGCGTGCGCGATGAGCGTGCTGCTCAACAGCGCCAATCAGCTCAAGTGCGCGGCTCAGGGGCGAGGCGAGACCGAACTCCCCACGTCGGTTCACCACGGCATCCTCACCAAATACATGGCGATCCTCACCGAGGGCCTCGCCTTCCATGAGCGACAAGACCCACTGGCTAGACGCACTGGTGCGCGAGGCCGAAAAGCCAGGCGGCCAGGCCATAACCTTCTGGTCCGCTTGCGCGACTACCGTGATGACGTCCTAAGGTTCCTTACGGACTTCACAGTTCCCTTCACCAACAATCAGGCCGAACGGGACCTGCGCATGATGAAGTTGCGCATGAAAATCTCGGGAACTTTCCGCACCCTCGAGGGCGCGCAGGTCTTCGCTGACATCAGATCCGTCATCTCGACGGTCAGAAAACACGGGGGCAATATCCTCGAAACACTCACCCTATCACCACAACAGATCATCGCTCGGCTCTAA
- a CDS encoding glycosyltransferase family 2 protein: MKNESLNIKEWIEHYLWQGIEQIYLIDNGSTDLTLDIIRPWVESGQAKIISLTKPARQRLDSSFKCNTQSPLGIGCCDGHTKQAPQQRGPWRDISRA; this comes from the coding sequence ATGAAGAACGAGTCCCTAAATATAAAGGAATGGATTGAGCACTATCTCTGGCAAGGTATTGAACAGATTTATCTTATCGATAACGGCAGTACAGACTTGACGCTTGATATTATCAGGCCTTGGGTTGAAAGTGGGCAAGCGAAGATAATATCTCTGACAAAGCCTGCGCGTCAACGCTTAGACTCAAGTTTCAAATGCAACACTCAGAGCCCTTTGGGCATAGGATGTTGTGATGGACATACGAAGCAAGCACCTCAGCAGCGAGGACCGTGGCGTGATATTAGCCGAGCATAA